TCGGAGAAGTAGTCATAAAAAGCATGGTGACTTCATTCACTTTCTCAGTACGGAGAAGCACATGTCTTGAAACAGAAGTCATATGAGCTTAGAAGTGCAGCCTTTGGCTCTAGACATTCTTCAGAGATTGTCCAGCTCTATCTAACAGATTAAATGTAACCTCAAGAGAGAACCTGACCCAGAACCACACAGCTACAACAATCCCAGATTTGTGTAAAGGAGTCTGAGAAAACTTTTGGAGTGGCTGAAATATTACCTTAATCACAGTGgcatttatatgtatgcatacacttGTTAAAGTAAAAATTACACCATTGAACTAGTGCACTTTATTATATTTAAACTACATTTCAATAAAGTTGATCTTTTTCAAAGGTCACTGAACTCTTGAGATAAACAGATGAAGGGTCACTTTAAAAAGCAGTttgttagccaggcagtggtgtcacatgcctttaatcccagcgatggggaggcagaggcaggtggatctctgtgaatttgagcccagcctggtctacagagcgagttccaggacagccaaggctacacagagaccttgtcttgaaaagaaaaaacaaaacacaacacaacaaaaaaatcaccaccaccaccaccaaacaaagCAGTTTGTTAATTAGCTTTGGGAGTTCAAAGTACGCTGTAAGGAAACAGACGCTATAAAAAGAAGCAACCATCACAAACCCTAAACTGAGCAAACCTGCTTCTTCCTCTATCTACAGCCCTTCCCATCGTAGATGATGGCAACCCCACATTTCCAGTTGTTCTAGCCAAAGAGGTAGAGCTGTTCTTAACACTCTCTTTCCCACCCACTACATCCAATTTATAAACAAATTCGGACAGTTTTATTTCAGAACACATTCACCTCTCACtataccaccactgccttgcCAAGATTACTTCAATAGCCAAACTGGTTTCCCTACTTCATTTTGGCCCTTACAATCTATTATCAATCTAGAATGCAGAGTGAATCTGTCAAAACCTAACACAAACCATATCACGCTTGGAACCCGGAAACCACTCTCAATCTCACTCAGAATAAAAGTCAATGTCAAGCCAGGTGTAATGGCTCACACCTATATCCAGGATAttggaggctgagggaagagtatcagaagttcaaggccaaccttagcTATATAGCAAAGTCAAGATCAGtctgagctatgtgagaccctaactttaaaaactaaaacaaaataaaacaaataaaccaggggaaattaaaaaaataaaaataaaaaagagccgggcggtggtggcgcacgcctttaatcccagcacttgggaggcagagccaggcggatctctgtgagttcgaggccagcctgggctaccaagtgagttccaggaaaggcgcaaagctacacagagaaaccctgtcttgaaaaaccaaaaaaaaaaaacaaaaaaaaataaaaaagaacaccaCCTTTGGGCAGGTGAGACTGTTCAGTAGGTAAAACACTtattgccaagcctgataactagagttcaatccctaggaccgaTATGAAGCACAGATTCCCACAAccttacacatgtatatacacaaataaaattataacattttcctttaaaaaaaaaaatctgccagtcaggaggtggtggtacatgcctttaaagccagcactcagaaagcagaggaaagtagatctctgagttcgagaccagcctggtctacagaatgagttccaggatagccagggctacagagaaactgtcttgaaaaaccaaaagtcaTTTTAACAGTCTACCGTGGTCACATTAAGCAGCTCCTTATTTTAATTCTCTTACCTCATCTTCTACTCCTGTCTTAGTCTACTCTAGCCACCCTGGCCTGCTTGCTGTTTATACAGTATGTAGTGCATGCGCCTTTACAATGTTTTTTTCCTTGTCTAGAACACTTCCCCCAGATGACTGTGCGGCACATCATTTTCTAACCTTCTTTAGGTTGCTTCTCTACCAACACCACGTATTTAAAACTACAAATGTTCCTGGTCACTTACCAGTTAAGAGAAAAGAGCTGATTGGGAGGTGACTAGGTTAAAACAATGGAAtttacaaacctgtaatcccagcactggggatgtatAGGcacagaaggatcatgagttcaaactAGGTGGAAAAAATATGAGATGATACTCATTTGATAGctgataaaaataagaattaaaattgGCAAATAATTAACGTTTGGGAAAGTTCTTCCAATTGTCTTTTTGGTAGTCAGCCTTAGGCTCGTGAAGACAGAAAGTCTAAAGGTAACAACAAAGCataaaaggggagaaagaaaaacataagatTCCACAGGCTGAATGCCATGGATGAGAAAACCTAGGTTAGTATTCCTTTTTTAAACCAACCAGAGTACTTTATCTTAGCAGCAATATGCTAGGAGAGTGCTGTTtgctttctgcctttcttttggTGAGTATAGGTGATGGCAAAACTATACATGAAAGAAACATACTGATTTTTTGACTAGCTTTACCACATTCTTGGAATACAGCCCTAATCATCTGTTTCGCTCTTTTGACATTACAACTAGAGGTGAACAGCTGTAAGAGAGAACTCAAGCCtgcaaaactgaaaatatttaccATCTGCCCCTCTTTTAGAAAAACTTCTATAACAAGTATTAATAAGATGTAAATTTTTTGATAACTTGCACCAGTTTTATCATTTGCTACTGAAATTGATACATCATAAAtactaattttcattttccaattAAGCAAGTTAATACACAATAAAGTAAATTATGTAACTATTACTCATTGTTTTCAAAATCCTGCGGCCTTTCCCTTTTCAATCTAAAGATTAGCTGGTTGCCCATAAAAGATCAAATCTAGTCaggtaatggtggcacacacctttaatcccagcactgggagacagaggcaggttgatctctgtgagttaaaggccagcctggtctatatccAGAGCTAcgaacagagaaaccctgtctggaaaaacaaaacaaaagatcagATCTAAACAAAATCTTTCATCGTGCTTAAAACAGATAAATCTTTTAATTAGTGTTTACATGCTTCTATGCTGTTACttcttttcaggtttttttttaagagttactTTATTATTTGTGTAGGGGGTACAGATGTGTCTGAACACCAGACACCAGCTTTTCAGGAACCAgctctttccttccattttttgttttaggCAGGATCTCTCCTATTGTTTCTGTGACTGTGATACTCCACTAGCTTCTGTAGCTCCTCTGGATCTATCTCCCACCTTGTAGTAGGAAGGCTAAAGCTGTGACCACAGCCACATGGGCTctgaggatccaactcaggtcaccaagGTTGCCAGGCAACATttttacctgcagagccatcacaccagcattgttttgttttgagatggggtctcactgtaGCTGGGCCGATTTGGAATTCATTAAGAAGTCCAGGAGCTGCCCCCCAAACTAAAAAGGCAAAATCTGCCAAGCCATACAAGAGTTTATGCTATTCATGATGacacttagaaaaataatttagcaAGCTGCCAGAAACTGGTATGGTAACATActataagctgggtgtggtggcacacacctgtaaccctgacAGTCCAAAGTAGCGTCAAGAGGATCAAAGAGTTCTAAGGTAGGCCACGGCTACAAGAGACCatatatctcaaaagaaaaacaaaaaacgccccagaaaaacaaacaagcaaacccccCCAAACACCAACAAAACCATCCTACAGAGAAAGTATGAGAGATATTGAGTATACAACTGGATATAAAAGTTCATAAAAtcagttgattttttaaaaaaatattttttattctttgaaagtctgactCCTTCATCAAAGATCAACCAATCTAAAATAccatttaccatttattaaatttCTATCAAGTAACATAATACAGATTTTTAATAGCTATCAATATAAACATGTCTACCTATATTTTCATAACTTTAGCCTCAACTACTAACATAAAAATTGTAAGGTATTTATTTGAATTCCCAAaaagtttttcttaaaataaatagaaaatattttcaagtagaAGTTTACTTATGATTTTCTTAAAATCAAATTTGCTACATTAACAAAATACCTGTAATTTGTTTGTAAATACAGAAACATtgagctttctttaaaaaaattcttaaacatACAGTTTTCCCCATTTTTTCCCTTTAGTTCATTTTTCACAGGACTATCATAATATATTTTAGTAGACACAAAAATTTCTTGCtaacttttaaagaaattaaaatttgaatattAAATGTACAATATTATTTTCCTATAAGTTAGAACTTATCTTGTTAATTATTATATCTATAAAATTAGGATCAAATGTTATAAAGGTAAGTCATGAAAATCATTTTACATTCTTTTAACATGAAAATAAATCTGACCATATGTCTGGGTAGTCAGATAATAATCTccttattaaaatgcaaataattaGACAATAATAAAACAATCCACAATActtgaaattgaaaaagatatttcCTACCTTGCCTGCTTCTCTTTCTAAGTCGACATATTCCCGGCTAGGTGTCTGTCGCTGTTCTCCCTGCCAGCTGGCCGGAAAAAACTGGAGAGACAGATTGGTTCCTGTGGCCACAAAAGCCTTTTAGAAAAATCAATACAAACAGGATCAGGAGCAGGACATTACATAAATTATGCAGGcagtcatttatttttacatcagtTTATGTCTTAAGCCAGGCAGCACCGAGAAtacttaaaagtaaaaaacatGCACTCATCATTTTTCTTAAGTATTAAGTTACAAACATCTGATTCCATTTTAAGGACATTTGCCATTGGCTGCTTAAATATAAAATCAGACATGGAATCAATACTTTCTTTCAGGTCATTTTTTTGCTGACGTTAGGAACTCACATTGCTGTGTCTAACCAAAACCTCTATCCTTGGatttaaaaacttcattttcaaatgtGAAAAACCACTCATGAGTTTAAGTTTTAAAGAATATCATAATTTAAGTTGCATAAATGAGATATTTTAACTTTTGATTCTTTGGCTCAAGAAAATATGCAACCATGTGTGGTGCATTTTAAAAAACCTGCAGTATTTAAGTACATTTTAAAGCATGAGTTTCAAAGCCCAGGAAAAAAACATACTAGgaggccaggtgtgatggtgcccacctttgattccagcagcacaggagacagaggcagatagagctctgtgagttcaaggccagcctggtctacatactgagttccagcacagctagggctacaaagtatgatcctgtctcaaaaaaaaaaaaaaaaaaaaaaaagatggtacaGTTCAATACACAGAACAAATCTAAAACCATCTTCAAAAGTATCATTTTATGCAGCCTCTGAGCAATTTAACTCTTATTtccccaataaacaaacaaaaccccaaaatacCATTATTTCCTTTCCAAGAGAGATTtagaaagaaataagtaaaaatcacatttccaaaaaatacatttttgatctggagagatggttcagcagttagagcactggctgctcttgcagaggacccgggttcaattcccagcacccacatggtggcttaggAGGGATCTTATGCCCTCCTAAGCCTCTGTgggaacttcacacacacacggtgcacaaaTTTGCATACAGagatatatgaaataaaaacaaaacaaaacaaaacaaaaacggagTGTCTTGACACAGTCAGGCAGCATGGCCCAAACCTGACACCCCAGCTTTGAAACCcgtcaagaaaaattaaaaaaaaaaaaaaaaaaaacctcaacattTTAAGCTGTGCatattggcacatgcctttaatcttagcacctgggaggcatAAACAGGCAGACTTCTGTGATTCCAAGGCCcccatggtctacatagtgagttccaggacagccagagctatgtagtaagaccctgactttggggtgggggggggagatcattttaggggctggagagacaatttgttctttttttttttttttttccttcgagacagggtttctctgtgtagttttggtgcctgtcctggctctcgatCTGAGCTCACAAAcatccgcctcccgagtgctgggattaaaggcgtgtgccaccgccacccagcaacAGTTCAGCTCTTAAGAACACTGGCAACTTTCAAAGGACTAGAATtcgattctcagcatccatatggaggctcacaatcatctgtaacaacttccagaggatccaatgccccattcctacctctgtgggcaccaggcacatcaCATAGggcatagacatacatgaaggcaaaacacccatatacatttaaaaaaacgtTTTAAAGTCATCTATGTATGGAAGATGGAAGCATAGTTTTATCCTGCTTATTAAATTCTGAAGCATTCATTGTTTCTAAACATAATCTTCATTTGAAAGCAAGGGGCTCACGTTCGGGAGATTTGCTCAAAGTTACTAGATAATGAATTTTCCCAACAGTTCCCCTGAGGAATAACAACTTCAGAAGAaaggggtctcactatgcagcccaagctggcctttacTAATATTTTCTCTCCACCTCCTATTTATTTCTATTACTGGTACTATAAGTACAATTCATCAGCCTAACTGCTCAACCTCTCAACTGGGCAAGTTTTACTCATAAAAGCCCCACCAGCATAAGTTCAAATGAAAAGCAGATTCATGAATTCAAGTTCATCTCTGACTACATATTAAGTTAAAAACCAActtgggctccatgagaccctgcccAACCTCATCCCCTccaaaaaatgaaaaccagaatTCTAGAAGGAAATCTGCCTAGGCTATATGATCTCAGTTTCCTTATTTATTAAGCTGCTTAGAAAAGTATCAATAAGCACTATATAAATGTGTACTatgtgggcggtggtggcatacacctttaatcccagcactcgggaggcagagccaggcagatctctgtgagttcgaggccagcctggtctacagagtgagttccaggacaggctccaaagctacagagaaactctgtctcgaaaaaagtaacaaaacaaaaaatttcttaataaacgTGTGCTGAATAATATAAGAGAAATAATCCCTCCCTCCACAGAATGCCCTAAAACTCAGCACAGAGCTCAGGCTGCTCAAATTCAAGGCAGTCCTTTTGTCTCAAGTACCCAAGTCCTGGATTCACAAGCAGGAGCTTCATGCTAAGCTGAGACTATATCTTGCTATTTTGCCTACGCTGTCTTCAAACTCCAGGGCCTAAGTCACCTTTTTCACTCAATGTCTCCAATACTGAAACTACAGGCACAAAGCACATACACAGCCAAAGAGAAACTATCAAGAAGAGCTAACTTTCTTGGCCTTAGATAACATTTTCAGAGCAGAGAATTGGCAGGTTAAATCCAGCCCAGGAAACTTGTCTGTTGACAGCTGTGTTTACTAGTGCCCAAAGTCAGCTCTGTGCTGGACACAGATCCTATTACCTCACTTCCTATTTGAATGGCAATCTCAGACTTTCTAAGGTGGGTgttgctcacacctgtaattacagcaatcaagcagcagaggcagaaggatcaggagttccaagGCTAGTCTGTattacatgagatcttgtctcaaaacacaaaacaggggcttgggagatggttcagtggataaaggtgttcctgcacaagcctgacaacccacaTTTCACctccagtatccacatggtggaaagaaagaactgattccattaaacttccctctgacttccacaagcacacCATTCGTGTGAGAGTGGGTGCcgtgtgctgtgtgtgcacaaaaaataaaataaaataaaaattatagtactcaaagaaagaaaagtttctgCTTCACTAACTTCATGCCTATTATCTGAAGATTCTTCTCATGAGGATGAAAAGTGGCAAAAACTAATAAGCAAGTACTGCAACCccatctttttcttcccttttatttttgagacaaggtctcatatgtAGTTCTAGTTAGCCTgattcaccatgtagaccaggctggcctaaaattcaCATTGATCTCCCTATCTCCTGAAatctaggatcaaaggcatggacCACCTTGCCCAGCAAAACACTAGctaacccatttttttaaatgaaatacctACACTTATGAAAAAGTTAGGAAAACTCTGAAAACATTAAAACAGCACACTTTGTTTTAGAATCCAACATACTTCTAACCATTCAAATTTCAGGATTAAAAGTATTagtgtgaaaatgaaaaaaaaatgtatgtattagaggcaggaggattaggagtctgaggctagcctgttacaaagtgagaacctgtctcagcgcgcgcgcacacagacagacagacacacacacacacacacacacacacacacacacacacacacagaattagcttttattttttttcacaataaTCATAACTCCCACAAGTAATTTTTCTCTTAATTATTTCTTGTATTATTAGTAATAAAGACATTTCCAACACGCTTATTCTAAGAATTaatgaccaggcatggtggtacacatctttaatcccagcactcaggaggcagaagcaggtggatctctaagttcaaggccagcctggtcaaaaaAGCAAGTTCCGCCACAGCCAGTTCAGAAGACATAAATTTTAGGCATTAAATTATATAACCTCTAAATTCAAAATTCAGATAATCAAATATCTTtgatgcaaaacaaaaaaaagcaattttttttttgaaaaaaaaaattcagaagatACTCAGAATATAGTCTGTTTCTGTGAGCTAAAGGTCCTGGGAGTTTTCTTTGGAAGAGGGCTAGGCATGACATCAACCACTGGCTACAACAGCTCTCTCTCTAGCTGACAGGATCCTGTATTTATATGTAAGGCAAAAGGATCAGTTCAGTCCTCAGCCATatactgaatttgaggccagcctgggccacttgAGAGCCTGCCCACGCCCACAAATccatcaaaaataaatgaaggtaACATAATCATAGTCAAAAAGCACAAGGATCACAGGTTAAAGCAACTTAGTAAGACCCTCTTTCAAAGcctaaaaaaaactttttcaaaaGGGCCATGGATACAGCCCAGGTATACagaatatttgcctagcatgctcaagaccTTAGGGTTCAAGTCTTAGTACTAGGGTGGGGAGAATAGGTAACAATTAATTAAAAggtaagaaagagaaggaaatgtgAAATTCCTTCCCAAAGACAAATAATTAAATTACTTAACAAAGGGCCAATAAGAAGGTAAAGGTACTTATATAGCTAACCCTGCCAACATGAATTCaaaccctgggacccacatggtaaaggaAAGAACCAATATCTCTAACTTACGCTATGACCTCCACTCACTCACCATGGCACACATACTGCCCCCTCCACTCAATCAACTAATGTTAAAAAGGGAAATTAAACAATTAATTGCTTGTTGtgaagcccagtcccagtggatacatttaCAAAACGTTCCTGTACCTAACCCTCAGGGAACACTGAAGAAGGGGTAGAGAGACTATGTAAGACCCAGAGAGCAGGGAATTGCcgtgagactgtgtctccagtagagtcagaagctacactcataaaatctcaccaacacgACTGggcaaacatgagctgaacaaggatgacactggacatgccaaagtggatggggacAAACCCActaggcctcaaccctacacaaagaagtGAGGCAACCAAGGGAAGCTGGGATCCGGAGAGGTGGTCTTCCCTAGGGAAAAGCACACACCAATTGGCtgtccagccctgaaaacatacatacaaataatattgtaTGGAtggaacaggttatatttagaaatatatatatttatattatatattcacatataaaatatatacatgtatatgaataaaatgaaaaaaaaaggctgtgaatttgaaggagagtggggaggggtatatgggaaagcttggaaggaggaaaggaaggaagggagaaatgtaattataatctcaaaaaaacccaagaatatggaataaaaacatattcattcattcctccccccccccccatgacagGTTTCTCCGTATatccccggctgtcctggaactcaatgtgtAGACCAGATTgccttcaaactcaagagatcttcctgcctctgcctcctgaatgctgggattaaaggcgttgacACCACCACCCGACTCAATCTACCtttcttaacttaaaaaattttccagaaaataaacaaagattATTAAAATTTGTAAGCAGCTGGGGGTGCTTCTCAGTTGTACCGGGCAtggcaaacacctgtaatcctaggacttgggaggtCCAAGCAGAATTGTAATTCATCCAAGGTTATATATATTGTCAGTCTAGGTTAAATatgaccttttctcaaagaaaaacaggaaaataaaatttgaagaatCAAATACTTAGCCTAGGATGTCTAATTCACTCTGAAAGAAAGTTATGACAAATAACTATAACACTGATATATCACAACAATAAAATACAGCTGTTTAGACATACTGTGCCTTGAATTATTATGCCCAATTTATAATTACATGCATCAAACTCTGAtgggacaaataaataaataaatcctactGGCTATGCAtcactgcattaaaaaaaatcaactcagcTTTAAAAAACAGTAATTTATTTGTATCTTGTTCTTTACATTTAACATTGGTAACATCCAGGAAATTCTTTATCAAGCATACCTACCATCCACCTTTTGCTTCTGAAATGCAGGAAGGATGCCATCATCACTGGACCACTGAAGAATTTTCTTCTACCACTCAGAGCCAAAACTAAAAAGCATTTCTAATGCCTTTTTCAATCATGTAACTATCACAATTACTCAAGAAACCAGATACGGGTTGAAAGCGGCagggctttcttttataaaacacCTTAATGATCGAATAGTTAACAGCTCTTGATATAGCTAATTAGAGTTATCTCACTACCAACTCAATTCCAACAGCCTTcattttaaatactaaaataacctttaaaaataaatctggttTCAGTGGCCAAAAGTTGATTGAGTTCATGATATGAATTacatctcaattaaaaaaaattgtgtgggGGGGATAGAATACATTCATCAATAGTCTTGTACAGTTAACCTATATTCAAATTGTACCTTTGCTTCAAGTTTGGGCTAAGGCAATTGGTCTGTCACTGAGCAAATATTAAGATTCCATTACATGGTGCTtcaactaaaacaaaaaacaaacaaaaaaaacaaaacaaaacaacccaaactgAAACCTAAGAATCTCTTTCCTACAGTTTCTTCCCTTTGTTGCTTCCTAACCAACCCATCTGAAGAGGACAACTAACAGACAAGAGAAGAACTAGGTCACTGATATTTTTCCACCCAGGACTTGATGAGTAGTAGGCTTCAAACATCAAACAGGAGCCTCTAGATCAACCACGGGTTTGGTTTCGTAGAGGCAGACAATTCTTTAGGGACTCCAATACTAAGAGGGACATGTTtagattagaaaaaaagaaaataaacgtTTCTTTCAGACTCaacattctaagaaaaaaaaaaaaaaaaggtccatcCTTTggggcctccccctccccctccactaTTAGGACGACAGATAAGTGGAGTAGATTTACTCTCGGCTGCATTAGGAGATATCTTCCCATATAGATTTACCAATCTCGCTTCTCAGAAACAAACTATCGCTGACCCCAAATGATTCTTTTTACGAATGGGTGTATTCTTCCTATAAACACTCCGATCCCTGATCGAGGTCACGGGCTAGGCGATAACCTTTGCCAGGCTCGGGTTTGAGCTCCTCTCCGAGAGCCGAGCCTGCACGGGAACCACTGACCCGTCGCAGCCGTTTAGGGACGAGGGCGGGGGACCCGCCAGGGTCTGCCTTTTGCCTTTCGAATCCGGACTAGGAAGTGAGACTGCGCCCGCTCAGTTCCGGGAGCCGCAGCGTCCGCGGCGCGGTCCGGAACCCGCCTGGGCCGCGCGCAACAAGTGACTGGCGCGCGCCTGGGTCCCCGCGGCCTCCCCGCGCACCCGGGCCCGCCGACTTACGATCTCCGAGCGGCCGTCGCGGCAGGCGTTCTGGAAGCGTGTCTGGCGCTCCTCGTGAGGCCGGTCCCTGAAGCCCGTGTACTTAATCTGCAAGGCAGAGGTGGCCCGAAATCAGGAGTCAAATCCGCGGCGGCGCCCGCCCGCTCCCCGCGGCTCCGATAAGGGCAAGCAGAGTCTGCGGGCGGACTGCTGCCGGGGTGAGATTACCCCTCCGCCGGCTCGCCGCCTCGGGCCTCCCGGGAACCAAGCCGCTCAAACTTTTCTCCGCCCGGGCCCACTCGGGGCGCGCCAAGGCCTCCGCGCCTCCCACCCGCCTCACCTCACACTCGCGGCTCAGCTTCCTGAAGAACTCCTCGTTCTCGAACTTGCTTCTCTGGTCGGGGACGACGCGCGGCATCTTCCCGCCCTCAGGCCGCGCCGGCCGGCCGCGCTCCGGGCTAGCGCGGTGCACCCGCTGGCGGGCTCGGTGCTGACCGGCTGACCGCCCACCCGCGGCGTCTGGACTCCCGCTGCTCTTTGTTTCAGGAGCCCGCCCGCGTGGGCTCCCGCTCCAGGGAGTCTGAGGTGCGGCCGTCTGCTTGAGCCCAACCCACgctaccgccgccgccgcctcagcCGTTGCTTGCCGCCCGCGCAGACACAGCTCCAGCCTCCCCCGGCCGCGGCCGCCACTTCCTCTCGCCGccccccccttctctccccacctccccgccGGCCCCACCCCTCCTTCTCGCGCGCCCGCCCGCCTCAAACTCTAGCAAACAAGACGCACCATTCACAACTCCGCGACCCGCGCCGCGCATGCGCCACCCACCAGCTTGCGGGGCCGCTGGGTTGCAGTGAAACCCGGCTCCTTCCGCAGCACAATCTCCTTACCCTAGCCTGTGCGCTGGCTTCTCAGCCAACAACCGCCCAGAAGGGATCTGCCCCTCCCTTAGCAGCTAGGAGCGGCCCCGCAGACCCTTTTTTTTCTGCCCCTTTCTGGGCTATCTGGAACTTCTTGGCTCTCTAGCCAGCCACGCAGAGTAACCCCAGATAGCCACTTGAATTCGAGGAAACTTAAGTCCTTGAAGACTTTGCATACTTCACACAGTCTGGGAGGGATGTGGACTGTGCACTGAAAGGTGGAAGTAGACATCTAGCTGAATCATGGTGGAAAGGTGGTGGCTGTTGGAGCCAGGTGGGCATTAATGAGTCTGTCTGCAGACGAAGGTTTTAGTACCACACCAGTACTTGTCAGTAAGAGACTCAGATTGGTAATTCCCAAAATGCACT
This sequence is a window from Peromyscus eremicus chromosome 5, PerEre_H2_v1, whole genome shotgun sequence. Protein-coding genes within it:
- the Cbfb gene encoding core-binding factor subunit beta isoform X1, yielding MPRVVPDQRSKFENEEFFRKLSRECEIKYTGFRDRPHEERQTRFQNACRDGRSEIAFVATGTNLSLQFFPASWQGEQRQTPSREYVDLEREAGKVYLKAPMILNGVCVIWKGWIDLHRLDGMGCLEFDEERAQQEDALAQQAFEEARRRTREFEDRDRSHREEMEARRQQDPSPGSNLGGGDDLKLR
- the Cbfb gene encoding core-binding factor subunit beta isoform X2, yielding MPRVVPDQRSKFENEEFFRKLSRECEIKYTGFRDRPHEERQTRFQNACRDGRSEIAFVATGTNLSLQFFPASWQGEQRQTPSREYVDLEREAGKVYLKAPMILNGVCVIWKGWIDLHRLDGMGCLEFDEERAQQEDALAQQAFEEARRRTREFEDRDRSHREEMEVRVSQLLAVTGKKTTRP